The Chiloscyllium punctatum isolate Juve2018m chromosome 28, sChiPun1.3, whole genome shotgun sequence genome includes a region encoding these proteins:
- the LOC140454045 gene encoding aquaporin-10-like isoform X2, producing the protein MRSLRQKLQIRNRLARECLAEFFGEYMLILMGTAAVAQVVTNFDQKGTYLSINIGYAAGVLFGIYASVGVSGAHLNPAVTFSLCVLGRFPWKKLPFYTISECLGSFVASATTFTLYYDAIQEFSGGNLTVRGPRGTAGIFATYPVEYLSVRNGFITEVIGTAVLLICVLSVGDAKNAGAPPFIQPLLISVSVLVIGAAMGANTGYAINPARDLGPRLFTFVAGWGTEVFKAGNGWWWIPIVAPLIGGVLGSLAYTLLIDLHHAEPVSAKEEVKDVKAEPQAESEEAAEEPV; encoded by the exons CTCATGGGCACAGCGGCAGTGGCTCAAGTGGTGACAAACTTCGATCAGAAAGGGACCTATTTATCGATTAACATTGGCTATGCTGCTGGAGTTCTGTTTGGGATCTACGCCTCAGTTGGAGTCTCAG ggGCTCACCTGAACCCGGCGGTGACCTTCAGCCTGTGCGTCCTGGGACGGTTTCCCTGGAAAAAGCTTCCGTTCTACACCATCTCCGAGTGCCTGGGGTCATTCGTCGCCTCGGCAACCACGTTCACCCTCTACTACG ACGCCATCCAAGAGTTCTCTGGTGGCAATCTGACCGTGCGTGGGCCGAGGGGAACAGCTGGCATCTTTGCGACGTATCCCGTGGAGTATCTGTCTGTCCGCAACGGCTTCATAACTGAG gtcATTGGCACCGCTGTTTTGTTGATTTGCGTCTTGAGTGTTGGCGACGCCAAAAATGCTGGTGCCCCGCCTTTCATCCAGCCGTTGCTGATCTCGGTCTCGGTACTCGTCATCGGTGCTGCTATGGGTGCCAACACCGGCTACGCCATCAACCCAGCGAGAGACCTCGGACCCAGACTCTTCACCTTCGTGGCTGGCTGGGGGACTGAAGTTTTCAA GGCCGGGAATGGCTGGTGGTGGATCCCTATCGTCGCACCCCTGATTGGCGGTGTACTAGGCAGCCTGGCCTACACGCTCCTCATCGACCTGCACCACGCGGAGCCCGTCTCGGCCAAAGAGGAGGTGAAGGACGTCAAGGCTGAACCTCAAGCTGAGTCAGAGGAGGCCGCGGAGGAGCCTGTTTAG